In Miscanthus floridulus cultivar M001 chromosome 5, ASM1932011v1, whole genome shotgun sequence, one genomic interval encodes:
- the LOC136451608 gene encoding protein PHLOEM PROTEIN 2-LIKE A1-like — protein MGASTSTSRQETPPSDSSRAGDGRAVAVVASSAASGTGSNSNQAQSKRAPLPHKFHERVAQEATGGTAAAAAELEDQVYSTGVYLAGKTKKYWVNEKTRCNCFMLVARALSITWSDDPR, from the exons ATGGgggcgtcgacgtcgacgtcgcGGCAGGAGACGCCGCCGTCCGACTCGTCGCGCGCCGGAGACGGCCGGGCCGTGGCGGTGGTGGCCAGCAGCGCTGCCTCTGGTACTGGTAGCAACAGCAACCAGGCCCAGTCGAAGAGGGCGCCGCTTCCTCACAAGTTCCATGAGAGAGTTGCGCAGGAGGCGACGGGCGGCACTGCTGCAGCTGCCGCCGAACTGGAGGATCAGGTGTACAGCACAGGGGTCTACCTGGCTGGCAAAACGAAG AAGTACTGGGTGAACGAGAAAACCAGGTGCAACTGCTTCATGCTGGTCGCTAGAGCACTGTCCATCACTTGGAGCGATGATCCCAGATAA